A window from Salvelinus fontinalis isolate EN_2023a chromosome 8, ASM2944872v1, whole genome shotgun sequence encodes these proteins:
- the LOC129861175 gene encoding bromodomain adjacent to zinc finger domain protein 2A-like isoform X1 yields MEANNHFNYGTHSSVSVNSGLKLSSGDSVYTNGSSMSFPQQEKNMNGEMNVNGSTTVIGSSVPGSQPPTAPYPHMSNHHHQSSMGYDYLWGGQPQYSPAMSLSPGHGMHQKQPPTGVMQQQSQQHFQGHGQYQLNGGMPGSRQPPVVPPPNMTLTGGQYWNRVIPGQQQSSAAMAMGYNSHSVYGAYQSQVHPGIAPSQHHQQQPPQPPSHQQTQQHHHHHQQQQPQHYSMVSNGIPYYQHQPQHPPLPAPQPQAQMMPPTSQNFTPPRGSPQHHQMGRGGTGSPLPMAVSSVPMMSPSTMADSGSPQSQTRERSPHGGSVAMPAVMQGRMSEAFKDVDKGYNGMERASVAQRLPKSDSYPPKLHGPPMGPTSDYCQRSKQPMAQHHEMTTLARESALPEPPHSMSAPPPVVSTPPSAKAATPPRVSAPPAVSMAHMNPSGPPAVSSSSVTSTPPRNSAPPVYSAPSPPVLGPPPRLSSPPLMLQGLRPFPVSVSTLPSVVSPPSSVSAPPPKPPAFPPLLDKSSRPPSVSAPNPVSAPTPVSVAHQTAQTTSAPPAMVSPSTMVSAPPHSMSVPISALQQMVQGSRLPPLTSSPPALFGAPREKRWTLSSLSASAPSPSVSTPSVAVMAPPSAVSRPHSAVSSCSISVSSLSQSVSTCPPAVSAPLTVSVSVVSSFPKEVSMPPLTVQGPRALPFSGPPPLTSQTSRAPPLSEPPALMSVPLGVMTAPLVVPSAPLLSAPPPQAPKRMVPTEPEERCMGNMKDLSVEADTVKTSSKIDSAGSPTRQCEKHSNKPLTVISGTTLHPKNQEDSSGDQVCDEKNDTTPMRGADIPLEKGSLDDICVTDESTVDESFDESLQAESIRLDSTRMEDASFTEEDDISNNSSFNDASRFDDTSGLDDTSRMNYTSRLDDISRVDGDNSRFDDTSRTDDDISRFDDSSRVDGNKSLFDYSARMDDSARMDDSAHMDDSARMDDTSHVGDTTMDSSISSVEDSRELTLDDTQSENVSRAEETMDSCLSTKESMLESSLNNTSQMQDSSVDLSQNDISRSSSNGPAKPTPAYKGDREAEVWDIPDSTGTTSTKASAATIMAPSVIMDKGKHTAALSALVESLVGAPHLPLAAPAVPTTGQKTKTPRKPRKPRTQAASIPVPQAPGKAQRKSAIKTPKVEKIKVERRRKKKKLEVGENKEKGPPRKRKKKIEPVAATGEPEHSAEGLLPGQSGPVTTIGKPCLTSGETPPVIKPKKVRVKKVSVLEPKPHKITKMDIDTKPNDDDNNVNDGDDSSTAGDTPRRRIATEEQVYFPLLHGWRREIRVKKNEDRLKGETWYYSPCGRRMKQFPEVIKYLNRHQDTAVTREHFSFSPRMPVGDFYEERDSTEGVKWCLLANEEVPSMIMAITGRRGRPPNPDKEMPRPRARRTKGGPVRKPGRPPKPKMADLLSKVDARMLKRLEAKDGLTEEDKEKLVKIKKKMKRKARMKRKEDNKNKKIRQEKKQAKLDKETKEVKAEPADQEASQPFPPQLPAPEPKKRGPRKKVEVPPPVVETDQERLAKGKRVLGARSKAKALAKAQAEAEAAAQAALAAKKQVERRAQAQRRLEERRRQQMILEELKKPTEDMCLTDHQPLPELSRIPGLVLSGVTFSHCLTVVEFLYSYGKVLGLHIPSDVPSLSTLQEGLLGLGDSQSEVQDLLIKLVEAALHDPGLPPYYQSVKILGEKLVDLELTRSTVSEGLRIFLESHGFDMEVCNVLRTKTFLTLKPDTKAAILGFLVEELNGSNIVISEIDNTLDNRATYRKNKWIIEGKLRKLKAALARRTGRSEEELYLEERRRSARVAEEENLSLEEGSGPMERGSRRRTPKEEAKLSETDSPTNASIPELERQIDKLTKRQVFFRKKLLQSSHSLRAVSLGQDRFRRRYWLLPHLGGVLVEGPEEILATEDILVKEVPVTLLKREPKVEEMPTTTRAPPASSPQSQTSLPPKEDPLPGTASLMSSPRARGRPRKIKPEVELHLRTAKCRRRRRSSKSGGEESVPGVSPETTTTNGTEDLTQSAFSNCLSQLQGALTNGTEPATGTALKGRLPEDSVKEMAEKQGQWFNLLPKQPCDKTSLTEPQTPPSKEPKHLPLTPSTLPALAAPLLQSVPDPTPQVTPSPAKPGRRRRRGGSPARRVGARAAAAKRRGRPSSTLFQEIEQQYFTQLVVKPIPASMVRGWWWIKEPEDLTATLQALHPRGIREKVLHKHLAKHMEYLAEVCTRPINDPIFQVKVKEGEALLESLQQPWQVQERALETDVGALRWVEDLEQRVIAADLHLKMAPQNGRSDTDNNTETPAAGFQPYTVPEVDSTREDLQYYEHDVDPRDDWIVRTKKEWSDLPRVASHPLDLAVLRLANLERNIDRRYLKEPLWNLAEVVRLAPLTPEESQMGQMDVMSLESEITPRLRTWRQALDRCRSAPQLCLCLLQLEKAIAWERSVVKVTCQVCRKGDNDEYLLLCDGCDRGCHMYCLRPKVTQVPEGDWFCPTCVSKASDGESPRSNHRSSKQRTRVKKRRYEDDSSDEEVVPSRRSGGGASMATRHKDGGPASSSRYSGDGGRTAGFSPAKRRRMTTRNQPDLTYCEIILMEMESHADAWPFLEPVNPRVVPGYRRIIKNPMDFLTMRERLLQGGYCSCEEFAADAHLVFNNCELFNEDTSEVGMAGHSMKRFFENRWAEFYASKDQ; encoded by the exons ATGGAGGCGAACAACCACTTCAACTATGGCACCCACTCCTCTGTGTCTGTTAACTCAGGACTGAAACTCTCCTCAGGGGATTCTGTCTATACTAACGGGTCCTCCATGAGTTTCCCTCAGCAGGAGAAGA ATATGAACGGCGAAATGAATGTGAATGGCAGCACTACTGTAATTGGGTCCAGTGTGCCTGGCTCCCAACCTCCAACAGCCCCATACCCTCATATGagcaaccaccaccaccagagtAGCATGGGCTACGACTACCTGTGGGGAGGACAGCCACAGTACAGCCCAGCCATGAGCTTGTCTCCTGGGCATGGCATGCACCAGAAGCAGCCTCCCACTGGGGTGATGCAGCAACAGAGCCAGCAGCATTTCCAGGGTCACGGACAGTACCAACTGAACGGGGGCATGCCTGGGTCCCGTCAGCCCCCCGTGGTGCCCCCCCCAAACATGACTCTTACAGGGGGCCAGTACTGGAACAGGGTTATCCCGGGGCAACAGCAGAGCAGCGCAGCCATGGCAATGGGGTATAACTCGCACAGCGTGTACGGGGCCTACCAGAGCCAGGTGCACCCTGGGATTGCACCCTCACAGCATCACCAGCAGCAGCCTCCACAGCCACCCTCtcaccaacagacacagcaacaccaccaccaccaccagcagcagcaaCCTCAGCACTACAGCATGGTGTCCAATGGGATTCCCTACTACCAGCACCAGCCCCAGCACCCACCTCTTCCCGCTCCACAACCTCAGGCTCAGATGATGCCCCCTACCTCCCAGAATTTCACCCCTCCACGGGGAAGCCCCCAGCACCACCAGATGGGCCGGGGGGGCACAGGCAGCCCTCTCCCCATGGCGGTGTCCTCTGTCCCCATGATGTCACCCTCGACAATGGCGGATAGTGGATCGCCCCAGAGccagaccagggagaggagtcCCCATGGTGGTTCTGTAGCGATGCCGGCTGTCATGCAAG GGCGGATGAGTGAAGCGTTTAAGGATGTGGATAAAGGCTACAATGGGATGGAGAGGGCGTCTGTCGCCCAGCGGCTGCCTAAAAGCGACAGCTACCCTCCCAAGCTCCATGGACCTCCCATGGGGCCCACCAGTGACTACTGCCAGCGCTCCAAGCAGCCAATGGCCCAGCACCATGAAATGACAACCTTAGCGAGGGAGTCTGCGCTGCCTGAGCCTCCACACTCGATGTCGGCGCCTCCCCCTGTGGTTTCCACACCTCCTTCAGCTAAGGCAGCAACCCCTCCTAGGGTCTCTGCACCTCCTGCAGTGTCTATGGCTCATATGAATCCCTCAGGGCCTCCTGCTGTTTCATCTTCCTCCGTTACTTCTACGCCTCCCCGAAACTCAGCGCCTCCCGTGTACTCTGCTCCTTCTCCCCCTGTGCTCGGGCCTCCTCCCAGGCTGTCGTCACCGCCTCTGATGTTACAAGGCCTAAGACCTTTTCCAGTGTCTGTGTCCACACTTCCATCAGTCGTATCGCCTCCCTCCTCAGTGTCTGCACCTCCTCCTAAGCCACCTGCATTTCCTCCTTTACTGGACAAATCCTCTAGACCTCCATCTGTGTCTGCTCCCAATCCAGTCAGTGCGCCTACCCCAGTGTCTGTGGCACATCAGACTGCTCAAACTACATCTGCACCTCCTGCAATGGTCTCGCCTTCTACCATGGTGTCTGCTCCCCCGCACTCCATGTCTGTGCCTATCTCTGCTCTTCAACAGATGGTCCAAGGATCCAGACTACCTCCTCTGACTTCTTCTCCCCCTGCTTTATTTGGAGCACCTAGAGAGAAACGTTGGACTTTGTCATCATTGTCTGCATCTGCGCCTTCCCCATCGGTGTCTACTCCCTCGGTGGCAGTCATGGCACCTCCCTCAGCAGTGTCCAGGCCTCATTCGGCAGTCAGTTCATGTTCTATATCAGTGTCCTCACTTTCTCAATCAGTGTCTACTTGTCCCCCAGCAGTTTCTGCCCCTCTcacagtgtctgtgtctgtagtgtCCTCCTTTCCAAAGGAGGTTTCAATGCCTCCTCTAACAGTCCAAGGCCCTAGAGCTCTACCTTTTTCTGGACCTCCTCCTCTCACATCCCAAACCTCCAGAGCTCCTCCATTGTCTGAGCCACCTGCCTTGATGTCTGTGCCTCTTGGAGTGATGACTGCTCCTCTTGTGGTCCCATCTGCGCCTCTACTATCCGCCCCTCCTCCACAAGCTCCTAAACGGATGGTTCCCACAGAGCCAGAGGAGCGATGCATGGGGAAcatgaaggatctctctgtagaAGCAGACACAGTCAAAACATCATCAAAGATTGATTCCGCAGGGTCTCCAACTCGTCAATGtgaaaaacactcaaacaaaccCCTCACAGTTATTTCTGGGACGACACTGCACCCCAAGAACCAAGAGGACTCCTCTGGGGACCAAGTTTGTGATGAGAAAAATGACACCACCCCGATGAGAGGTGCAGACATTCCCCTGGAGAAGGGAAGTCTGGATGACATCTGTGTGACGGATGAGTCAACAGTTGATGAGTCCTTTGACGAGTCCTTGCAGGCGGAGTCCATACGCCTCGACAGCACCAGGATGGAAGACGCCAGCTTCACTGAGGAAGATGACATCAGTAACAACTCATCATTCAACGATGCCTCTCGGTTTGACGATACTTCTGGACTTGACGATACCTCTCGCATGAATTACACATCTCGATTGGATGACATCTCTCGCGTGGATGGTGATAACTCTCGGTTTGACGATACCTCTCGGACGGATGATGACATTTCCCGCTTTGACGACAGCTCTCGCGTAGATGGCAACAAATCTCTATTTGACTACAGCGCTCGCATGGATGACAGCGCTCGCATGGATGACAGCGCTCACATGGATGACAGCGCTCGCATGGATGACACATCACATGTTGGAGACACTACAATGGATAGCAGCATCTCCTCTGTGGAGGATTCTAGGGAATTGACTCTGGATGATACCCAGTCAGAGAACGTTTCTCGGGCAGAGGAGACCATGGACAGCTGCCTGAGCACCAAGGAGTCCATGCTGGAGTCCTCTCTGAACAACACCTCTCAGATGCAGGACTCCAGTGTTGACTTGTCCCAAAATGACATCTCTCGGTCAAGCTCAAATGGCCCTGCCAAACCAACCCCAGCCTACAAAG GTGACCGTGAGGCGGAGGTCTGGGATATACCAGACTCCACTGGCACCACCAGCACCAAGGCCAGTGCTGCTACCATCATGGCACCATCTGTTATCATGGATAAAGGCAAGCACACAGCGGCGCTCAGTGCCCTGGTGGAAAGCCTGGTTGGAGCCCCGCACCTGCCCCTAGCTGCCCCAGCCGTGCCCACGACTGGCCAAAAGACCAAAACACCAAGGAAACCCAGGAAGCCACGCACTCAAGCAGCCTCCATTCCCG TTCCCCAGGCCCCTGGGAAAGCCCAGCGGAAGTCTGCTATTAAAACTCCAAAGGTAGAGAAGAtaaaggtagagaggaggaggaagaagaagaagcttGAGGTAGGAGAGAACAAGGAAAAGGGACCACCTagaaagagaaagaagaagaTTGAACCAGTAGCAGCCACAGGAGAGCCTGAACATTCTGCTGAAGGCCTACTTCCTGGTCAAAGTGGACCAGTCACTACCATTGGTAAACCATGTCTGACCAGTGGCGAGACCCCACCAGTGATCAAACCCAAGAAAGTTAGAGTCAAGAAAGTAAGTGTTCTGGAGCCGAAGccacacaaaataacaaaaatggaCATTGACACTAAACCCAATGATGATGACAATAACGTCAACGACGGAGACGACAGTTCCACTGCGG GTGACACTCCTAGAAGGAGGATAGCAACAGAGGAGCAGGTCTACTTCCCTCTGCTCCACGG CTGGAGGAGGGAGATCCGGGTCAAGAAGAATGAGGACCGACTCAAGGGGGAGACCTGGTACTACAGCCCCTGTGGGAGGAGGATGAAGCAGTTTCCTGAAGTCATCAAG tatcTGAACAGGCACCAGGACACTGCTGTGACCAGGGAACACTTCAGCTTCAGCCCCCGCATGCCCGTAGGAGACTTCTACGAGGAGAGGGactccactgag GGAGTGAAATGGTGCCTACTGGCCAATGAGGAGGTGCCCTCCATGATCATGGCCATCACAGGCCGACGTGGCCGACCTCCGAACCCTGACAAAGAGATGCCCCGGCCCCGAGCTCGTCGTACCAAGGGTGGGCCAGTCCGAAAGCCCGGGAGGCCGCCCAAACCCAAGATGGCGGACCTGCTGAGCAAGGTGGACGCCAGAATGCTGAAAAGGCTAGAGGCCAAGG ATGGTCTGACTGAGGAGGACAAGGAGAAACTTGTCAAAATCAAGAAGAAAATGAAGAGAAAG GCAAGGATGAAAAGAAAGGAGGATAACAAGAATAAAAAGATCCGACAGGAGAAAAAGCAAGCGAAG CTGGACAAAGAGACCAAGGAGGTGAAGGCTGAACCAGCCGACCAGGAAGCCTCACAGCCGTTCCCACCACAGCTACCCGCCCCTGAGCCCAAGAAGCGCGGCCCTAGGAAGAAGGTTGAGGTGCCGCCACCGGTTGTGGAGACGGACCAGGAGAGGTTGGCCAAGGGGAAAAGGGTGCTTGGGGCCAGGAGTAAGGCCAAGGCCCTGGCTAAAGCCCAGGCAGAGGCGGAGGCTGCAGCCCAGGCAGCCCTGGCAGCTAAGAAGCAGGTGGAGAGGAGGGCTCAGGCCCAGAGACGGCTGGAGGAGCGGAGGAGACAGCAGATGATCCTGGAGGAGCTGAAGAAGCCCACTGAGGACATGTGTCTCACAGACCACCAGCCCCTTCCGGAGCTGTCTCGGATCCCTGGCTTGGTTCTTTCTGGCGTGACCTTCTCCCACTGCCTGACTGTGGTGGAGTTCTTGTACAGCTATGGCAAAGTGCTGGGCCTCCACATCCCCAGTGATGTGCCTAGTCTCAGCACCCTGCAGGAGGGCCTCCTGGGCCTGGGAGACAGTCAAAGCGAGGTCCAAGATCTGCTCATAAAGCTGGTGGAGGCCGCACTACACGACCCAGGCCTGCCACCCTACTACCAG tcggTGAAGATCCTAGGGGAGAAGCTGGTGGACCTGGAGCTGACTCGCAGCACAGTGTCTGAGGGCCTGAGGATCTTCCTGGAGTCCCATGGCTTTGACATGGAGGTGTGCAACGTGCTGCGGACCAAGACCTTCCTCACCCTCAAACCCGACACCAAAGCTGCCATCCTGGGCTTCCTGGTGGAGGAGCTCAACGGAAGCAACATTGTCATAAG TGAGATTGACAACACACTGGACAACAGGGCTACTTACAGGAAGAATAAGTGGATCATCGAGGGGAAATTGCGCAA ACTGAAGGCAGCTCTAGCACGGCGTACGGGGCGGTCTGAGGAGGAGCTCTATCTAGAGGAGAGGAGGCGCAGTGCCAGGGTGGCAGAGGAGGAGAACCTCAGTCTGGAAGAGGGCAGCGGCCCCATGGAGAGGGGCAGCCGCCGCCGCACACCCAAGGAGGAGGCCAAACTGAGTGAA ACTGACAGTCCCACCAACGCCAGCATTCCAGAGTTGGAGAGGCAGATCGATAAGCTAACCAAG CGACAGGTGTTTTTCCGTAAGAAGCTGCTCCAGTCCTCCCACTCCCTGCGGGCGGTGTCTCTGGGCCAGGACCGGTTCCGCCGGAGATACTGGCTCCTGCCACACCTGGGAGGGGTGCTGGTGGAGGGGCCTGAGGAGATCCTAG cAACAGAAGATATCCTGGTGAAGGAGGTGCCCGTCACTCTTCTGAAGAGGGAACCCaaagtggaggagatgcccactaccaCCCGTGccccccctgcctcctctccccagTCCCAGACCTCCTTGCCCCCCAAAGAGGACCCTCTCCCCGGCACCGCCTCTCTTATGAGCAGTCCCAGGGCCCGGGGTCGCCCCCGCAAGATCAAACCAGAGGTGGAGCTACACCTCCGCACCGCCAAGTGTCGCCGCCGTCGCCGTAGCAGCAAGTCTGGCGGGGAGGAGTCGGTGCCAGGCGTTTCCCCGGAGACCACCACCACCAATGGAACAGAAGACCTCACTCAGTCCGCTTTCAGTAACTGTCTCAGCCAATTGCAGGGCGCCTTAACCAATGGGACGGAGCCAGCAACAGGGACGGCACTTAAAGGCAGACTACCAGAGGATAGCGTGAAAGAGATGGCGGAGAAACAGGGGCAGTGGTTCAACCTGCTGCCAAAACAGCCTTGTGACAAAACCTCTCTGACAGAACCTCAGACCCCCCCCAGCAAGGAACCCAAGCACCTCCCTCTGACCCCCAGCACCCTGCCTGCCCTTGCTGCTCCACTGCTGCAG tctgTACCAGACCCCACACCCCAGGTGACCCCCAGCCCAGCCAAACCAGGGCGCAGGCGGAGGAGGGGAGGCAGTCCCGCCCGCAGGGTTGGAGCTAGAGCGGCTGCAGCTAAGCGTCGTGGCCGCCCTTCTTCCACACTCTTCCAGGAGATAGAGCAACAGTACTTCACTCAGCTCGTGGTCAAGCCCATTCCAGCAT CAATGGTGCGTGGCTGGTGGTGGATAAAGGAGCCTGAGGACCTGACGGCCACCCTGCAGGCCCTGCACCCACGAGGCATCCGGGAGAAGGTGCTCCACAAACACTTGGCCAAACATATGGAGTACCTGGCTGAGGTCTGCACACGGCCCATCAACG ACCCTATATTCCAGGTGAAGGTGAAGGAGGGAGAGGCCCTGTTAGAGTCCCTGCAGCAGCCATGGCAGGTCCAGGAGCGGGCACTGGAGACAGATGTCGGAGCCCTCCGCTGGGTGGAGGACCTGGAGCAGAGGGTCATTGCCGCCGACCTGCATCTCAAG ATGGCTCCTCAGAATGGAAGGAGCGACACTGACAATAACACGGAAACGCCAGCCGCAGGATTCCAG CCCTACACAGTTCCAGAGGTGGACTCCACGCGTGAAGACCTGCAGTACTACGAGCATGATGTGGACCCCCGGGACGACTGGATCGTGCGGACCAAGAAGGAGTGGTCAGACCTGCCCCGTGTGGCCAGCCACCCGCTGGACCTGGCCGTCCTGCGCCTGGCCAACCTGGAGAGAAACATCGACCGGCGCTACCTGAAGGAGCCCCTCTGGAACCTGGCCGAGGTGGTGCGTCTCGCCCCCCTCACCCCCGAGGAGAGCCAGATGGGCCAGATGGACGTCATGAG TCTGGAGAGTGAGATCACCCCCAGATTGCGGACATGGCGTCAGGCCCTGGACCGCTGTCGGAGCGCCCCCCAGCTATGTCTGTGTCTGCTGCAGCTGGAGAAGGCCATCGCCTGGGAGAGATCTGTGGTCAAAGTG ACGTGTCAGGTGTGCAGGAAGGGGGATAATGATGAGTACCTGCTGCTGTGTGACGGCTGTGACCGTGGCTGCCACATGTACTGCCTGAGGCCAAAGGTCACCCAGGTGCCAGAGGGGGACTGGTTCTGCCCCACCTGCGTCTCCAAG GCCAGTGACGGTGAGTCACCACGTAGCAACCATCGCTCCTCCAAGCAGAGGACCCGGGTGAAGAAGAGGAGGTACGAAGACGACAGTTCTGACGAAGAGGTGGTGCCAAGCAGACGCAGCGGCGGTGGTGCTAGCATGGCAACACGGCATAAGGACGGTGGCCCTGCCTCATCCTCCCGTTACTCTGGAGATGGAGGACGCACAGCGGGCTTCTCACCCGCCAAGCGCCGCCGCATGACCACCCGCAACCAGCCCGACCTCACCTACTGCGA aaTCATCCTGATGGAAATGGAGTCTCATGCTGACGCCTGGCCCTTCCTGGAACCCGTCAACCCCCGCGTGGTGCCCGGCTACCGACGCATCATCAAGAACCCCATGGACTTCCTCACCATGAGGGAGAGGCTACTGCAGGGAGG GTACTGCAGCTGTGAGGAGTTTGCAGCAGACGCCCATCTGGTGTTCAACAACTGCGAGCTGTTCAACGAGGACACGTCCGAGGTGGGCATGGCCGGACACTCCATGAAGCGCTTCTTCGAGAACCGCTGGGCTGAGTTCTACGCGAGCAAGGACCAATAG